The Eurosta solidaginis isolate ZX-2024a chromosome 4, ASM4086904v1, whole genome shotgun sequence genome includes a window with the following:
- the LOC137248320 gene encoding small ribosomal subunit protein uS11A: MAPRKAKAQKEEVQVSLGPQVRDGEYVFGVAHIYASFNDTFVHVTDLSGRETIARVTGGMKVKADRDEASPYAAMLAAQDVAEKCKTLGITALHIKLRATGGNKTKTPGPGAQSALRALARSSMKIGRIEDVTPIPSDSTRRKGGRRGRRL, from the exons ATGGCACCCAGAAAGGCTAAAGCTCAAAAGGAAGAAGTCCAAGTGTCATTGGGCCCACAAGTACGTGATGGCGAATATGTCTTTGGCGTAGCGCACATCTATGCCAGTTTCAATGACACTTTCGTCCATGTTACCGATTTATCTGGTCGTGAAACTATTGCTCGCGTTACTGGTGGTATGAAAGTAAAAGCGGATCGTGATGAAGCCTCACCCTACGCTGCTATGTTGGCGGCTCAA GATGTTGCTGAAAAGTGCAAGACTCTTGGTATTACTGCATTACACATTAAATTGCGTGCTACCGggggtaataaaacaaaaacgcCTGGACCAGGTGCACAATCTGCGCTCCGTGCTTTGGCTCGTTCGTCAATGAAAATTGGTCGCATTGAAGATGTTACACCAATCCCATCAGACTCCACACGCAGGAAGGGAGGTCGACGTGGTCGCCGTCTGTAA